One Candidatus Peregrinibacteria bacterium DNA segment encodes these proteins:
- a CDS encoding (2Fe-2S)-binding protein: MPTITNSTTGATAQCQAGSNFREVAQAQNLDVAFGCESGICSTCLIQIKSGAENIGPKTDQEEFTLEARGVEVSDMNTRLGCQCQINGDVTFEQAY; encoded by the coding sequence ATGCCAACCATTACCAATTCTACGACCGGTGCTACCGCACAGTGCCAAGCTGGCTCCAATTTTCGTGAAGTCGCTCAAGCTCAAAACTTGGATGTGGCCTTTGGTTGCGAAAGCGGGATTTGTTCCACTTGTCTCATCCAAATCAAAAGCGGCGCTGAAAACATTGGGCCTAAGACGGATCAGGAAGAATTCACCTTGGAAGCGCGCGGTGTGGAGGTCAGCGATATGAACACTCGTCTGGGCTGCCAATGTCAAATCAATGGCGATGTTACTTTTGAGCAGGCGTATTAG
- a CDS encoding 2-oxoacid:ferredoxin oxidoreductase subunit beta, with amino-acid sequence MSEKPLKILNNQAELETGSKCNWCPGCGDFGILVALKQAIFELKLDPENVMLVSGIGCGSQAPHLVKVYGFHSLHGRALPVATAMKMANHKMHVIVIGGDGDGYGIGMAHFIHTARRNFDITYIVQNNQVYGLTKGQTSPTSDKGFKTKSTPEGVIEIAVRPLGLSIISGASFVARSFAGDVMHLKEMIKQGIQHRGFAHIDALQPCVTFNKVNTYQWYQERIYKLEKDPTYDSSNRAMALAKAEEWGERIAIGVYYKEERATYNDELPQLMVGTLVEQSDALPVNGVDISKAMEHYF; translated from the coding sequence ATGAGCGAAAAACCTCTTAAAATTCTGAATAATCAAGCGGAACTCGAAACAGGTTCCAAGTGCAACTGGTGTCCCGGTTGTGGGGACTTTGGAATTTTGGTGGCACTGAAGCAGGCGATTTTTGAACTGAAACTCGATCCCGAAAATGTGATGCTCGTGTCTGGAATTGGGTGTGGATCTCAAGCGCCTCATCTTGTAAAAGTTTATGGCTTTCACTCCTTGCATGGACGTGCGCTGCCTGTGGCCACCGCGATGAAGATGGCGAATCACAAAATGCACGTGATCGTGATCGGAGGAGACGGAGACGGCTACGGAATTGGAATGGCTCACTTCATTCATACGGCCAGGCGCAATTTTGACATCACTTACATCGTGCAAAACAATCAAGTTTACGGGCTTACTAAAGGCCAAACTTCGCCCACTAGCGACAAAGGCTTCAAGACCAAATCCACACCAGAAGGAGTGATTGAAATTGCGGTCAGACCTCTAGGCCTTTCCATTATTTCGGGCGCGAGTTTTGTGGCTCGCAGTTTTGCTGGAGACGTGATGCATTTGAAAGAAATGATCAAGCAAGGCATCCAACATCGGGGCTTCGCGCACATCGATGCGCTGCAACCCTGCGTGACCTTCAATAAGGTCAACACCTACCAATGGTACCAAGAGCGCATTTACAAGCTCGAAAAAGATCCGACTTACGATTCCAGCAACCGTGCCATGGCCCTCGCCAAGGCGGAAGAATGGGGAGAGCGCATTGCCATTGGAGTTTATTACAAAGAAGAGCGTGCGACCTACAACGATGAGCTGCCTCAACTCATGGTGGGCACGCTCGTCGAACAAAGCGATGCCTTGCCTGTGAATGGCGTGGACATCAGCAAAGCCATGGAACATTATTTTTAA
- a CDS encoding 2-oxoacid:acceptor oxidoreductase subunit alpha — translation MKSVYEPLTWMVGGEAGYGISTMGASFARICTRAGLFVHGYGEYPSLIRGGHNTAAVRVSYEPVTSHGDKVDILLALNKETVNEHLHEMAENGAVIYDNEAMPWDTSAVKPTLRLVAVPLARLTKELGADRVMRNTVALGASLAVFGFEFSHIEEIMTRTFLRKGQDVVDYNIKVARAGFDYVHTTYSDGFPTPSGTALPFEKKMHPLENAPKHILMSGNEALAMGALKAGVKFMAAYPMTPVTSIMLTVASWGSKYGIVMKQTEDEIAAMNMAIGASYMGVRTLTATSGGGFALMTEAIGMAAITETPLVAIEGMRPGPSTGLPTWTDQGDLRFVMHSSQGEFPRMVLLPGDITECFEMMLKAYNWAEDYQMVVLLITDKYMGESIHTADPFKHEDYVVNRGERVTMEEALALASGAYKRYEFTERGVSKRSVPGMPNTIHVASTDEHREDGDLDESSENRIKMVDKRSRKLETLQREALVESDGAVLHGPEFADLTMVGWGSMKGPILEAMKIFNAAAEAEGRKERVNFLQIKMALPFPSETVTRILNAAKKTLLVENNATAQMAGLIREYTSIHLQNHYLRYDGRPIHSAEILTRLGQELKA, via the coding sequence ATGAAAAGCGTTTATGAACCATTGACGTGGATGGTGGGTGGAGAGGCCGGTTATGGCATCTCTACGATGGGAGCCAGTTTTGCGCGCATTTGCACTCGTGCAGGGCTTTTTGTGCATGGCTATGGGGAGTATCCTTCCTTGATTCGTGGAGGACACAATACCGCTGCTGTGCGCGTGAGCTATGAACCTGTGACTTCGCATGGAGATAAAGTGGATATTTTGCTCGCACTCAACAAAGAAACGGTGAATGAACATTTGCACGAAATGGCTGAAAATGGAGCCGTGATTTATGACAACGAAGCGATGCCCTGGGACACTTCAGCGGTGAAGCCGACGTTGCGACTTGTGGCGGTGCCACTCGCTCGACTCACTAAGGAATTGGGAGCGGATCGTGTGATGCGAAACACCGTGGCTCTTGGTGCCAGCTTAGCAGTTTTTGGATTTGAATTTTCGCACATTGAAGAAATCATGACTCGCACTTTTCTGCGTAAGGGTCAGGACGTGGTGGACTACAACATTAAGGTGGCACGTGCGGGATTTGATTACGTACACACAACTTATTCTGATGGCTTCCCTACTCCTAGTGGAACGGCCTTGCCGTTTGAAAAAAAGATGCATCCGTTGGAAAATGCTCCCAAACACATTTTGATGTCTGGGAACGAAGCGCTGGCGATGGGCGCCCTCAAGGCCGGCGTGAAATTCATGGCGGCTTACCCCATGACTCCCGTGACCTCCATCATGCTCACTGTGGCGAGCTGGGGCAGTAAATACGGCATTGTGATGAAACAAACCGAAGACGAAATTGCGGCAATGAATATGGCGATTGGGGCTTCTTATATGGGCGTCCGTACTCTGACAGCAACTTCTGGTGGGGGGTTTGCGCTCATGACTGAGGCGATTGGAATGGCTGCGATTACAGAGACGCCGCTGGTGGCGATTGAAGGGATGCGTCCAGGGCCTTCGACGGGACTCCCTACTTGGACTGACCAAGGGGATTTGCGTTTTGTGATGCATTCGTCTCAGGGAGAGTTCCCGCGGATGGTGTTGCTGCCTGGCGACATCACCGAATGTTTCGAAATGATGCTCAAGGCCTACAATTGGGCGGAAGATTACCAGATGGTGGTCTTGCTCATCACCGATAAATACATGGGCGAGTCGATCCATACGGCAGACCCTTTTAAACACGAAGATTATGTGGTGAATCGTGGCGAACGCGTGACGATGGAAGAGGCTTTAGCGCTGGCATCCGGGGCTTACAAGCGTTATGAATTCACAGAGCGCGGTGTGTCCAAACGCTCGGTTCCTGGTATGCCAAACACCATTCATGTGGCGTCCACGGATGAACATCGCGAAGACGGTGATTTGGATGAAAGTTCTGAAAATCGTATCAAGATGGTGGACAAGCGCAGTCGCAAACTCGAAACTTTGCAGCGAGAAGCTTTGGTGGAAAGTGACGGAGCGGTGCTCCATGGACCTGAATTTGCGGATTTGACGATGGTGGGCTGGGGCTCGATGAAGGGTCCGATTTTGGAAGCGATGAAGATTTTCAATGCGGCTGCCGAAGCTGAGGGTCGCAAAGAACGTGTGAACTTTTTACAGATCAAAATGGCGCTGCCCTTCCCTTCCGAAACCGTGACGCGCATCCTCAATGCTGCAAAAAAAACGCTGCTTGTGGAGAACAATGCAACCGCGCAAATGGCCGGACTCATTCGCGAATACACCAGTATCCATTTGCAAAATCACTATCTGCGCTACGATGGACGTCCCATCCACTCCGCAGAAATTTTAACTCGCCTTGGGCAAGAACTTAAAGCATGA
- a CDS encoding ferredoxin → MTEKTYQIRHDRPNCIGCNACAAIAPEFWEMSPLDGQSDIVGGTKTPEGWEELDIEEADFQKNLDAAEACPVNVIHLIKIGSGEQVI, encoded by the coding sequence GTGACTGAAAAAACTTATCAAATCCGCCATGATCGTCCTAATTGCATTGGTTGTAATGCTTGTGCTGCTATTGCTCCTGAATTCTGGGAAATGAGCCCGCTGGATGGGCAATCCGACATTGTGGGTGGCACGAAAACGCCGGAAGGCTGGGAAGAGCTCGACATTGAAGAGGCTGATTTTCAAAAGAACTTGGATGCGGCGGAGGCTTGTCCAGTGAATGTGATCCATCTGATTAAGATTGGCTCTGGCGAGCAAGTCATTTGA
- the purN gene encoding phosphoribosylglycinamide formyltransferase, with protein sequence MTFRLGILASGNGTDLDAIYKEMDEGLLPDVEVAVVLSDKETAPVLEKARVRGIRAEWVNPRTEAGELRSREDYDRELAQRMGDVDLVCLVGYMRILTPVFIRVYSPTRILNVHPALLPKYGGNGWYGMKVHEAVIANGEKESGMTIHFVDFGVDSGPMILQKKLAVEPGETPETLKAKVQELEKRAYPEAIRLIYQERVGNLGE encoded by the coding sequence ATGACTTTTCGACTCGGCATACTCGCTTCCGGCAATGGCACCGACCTCGATGCCATTTATAAAGAGATGGACGAAGGGCTGCTGCCCGATGTGGAAGTGGCGGTGGTTTTGAGTGACAAAGAAACGGCTCCGGTTTTAGAAAAGGCGCGAGTGCGGGGCATTCGTGCGGAGTGGGTGAATCCTCGGACTGAAGCAGGTGAATTGCGAAGCCGAGAGGATTATGATCGAGAATTGGCGCAGCGAATGGGAGATGTGGACTTGGTGTGCCTGGTGGGTTACATGCGCATTCTGACTCCGGTGTTCATTCGAGTGTACAGCCCCACACGTATTTTAAATGTGCACCCTGCCCTGCTGCCCAAGTACGGGGGCAATGGCTGGTATGGAATGAAGGTGCACGAGGCTGTGATTGCGAACGGAGAAAAAGAATCGGGTATGACGATTCATTTTGTGGATTTTGGAGTGGACAGCGGGCCCATGATTTTGCAAAAAAAACTTGCTGTGGAGCCGGGCGAAACGCCGGAAACTTTGAAAGCAAAGGTTCAAGAACTGGAGAAAAGGGCCTATCCGGAGGCCATCCGTTTGATTTATCAAGAGCGTGTGGGTAACTTGGGTGAGTGA
- the sdaAA gene encoding L-serine ammonia-lyase, iron-sulfur-dependent, subunit alpha encodes MAASYLFHNAKELLERCHEHHMPIWEVMLNYELQMSTRSKEEVCKMLEDRLQVIFDGIDAAIAKPEMSPSGMAGKSAPILAAGVRDFKELEASLLLNEAAIRAMLGAVATGENNARMGVILAFPTAGAAGVLPGVIYGAKFKLGLTQQQMVEMMLTASAIGIIIANTATLSGAAGGCQAEVGSATAMAAAALTEVRGKSPECSLHAASLALKNMIGLACDPIGGLVEVPCIKRNGIGAVFAMSASDMAYLGVESFVPFDEVVRAMREVGDLMSPKIRETALGGLAVTPTGQEVAKRMGLLRIGDNQCSK; translated from the coding sequence ATGGCTGCTTCCTACCTGTTCCATAATGCAAAAGAACTGCTTGAGCGTTGTCATGAACATCACATGCCCATTTGGGAAGTGATGCTGAATTATGAACTGCAGATGTCCACACGCAGCAAAGAGGAAGTGTGCAAGATGCTCGAGGATCGCCTCCAAGTGATTTTTGATGGAATTGATGCGGCGATTGCGAAACCCGAGATGTCCCCCAGTGGAATGGCGGGGAAAAGTGCTCCGATTTTAGCGGCGGGAGTGAGAGATTTTAAAGAATTGGAAGCAAGTTTGCTTTTGAATGAAGCCGCGATTCGAGCCATGCTCGGAGCGGTAGCAACAGGTGAAAACAATGCGCGGATGGGAGTGATTTTGGCCTTCCCTACAGCGGGTGCGGCAGGGGTTTTGCCGGGAGTGATTTATGGCGCGAAGTTCAAGCTCGGACTGACGCAGCAGCAAATGGTGGAAATGATGCTCACGGCGAGTGCGATTGGAATCATTATTGCGAATACGGCGACACTGTCAGGAGCCGCCGGCGGCTGCCAAGCCGAGGTGGGCAGCGCGACAGCGATGGCGGCGGCGGCTCTCACGGAGGTGCGTGGAAAAAGTCCAGAATGTTCCTTACACGCCGCTTCTCTTGCTTTGAAAAACATGATTGGTCTGGCGTGCGACCCGATCGGTGGACTTGTGGAAGTACCCTGTATCAAACGCAACGGAATTGGAGCGGTGTTTGCGATGTCCGCTTCAGATATGGCTTACCTCGGTGTGGAGAGTTTTGTGCCCTTTGATGAGGTGGTGCGAGCGATGCGTGAAGTCGGGGACCTTATGTCTCCTAAAATTCGTGAAACAGCGCTCGGGGGGCTCGCGGTGACTCCGACGGGTCAAGAAGTGGCCAAGCGGATGGGCCTCTTGCGAATTGGCGATAATCAGTGCTCGAAATAA
- the sdaAB gene encoding L-serine ammonia-lyase, iron-sulfur-dependent, subunit beta, with product MGQFTLFDIAGPVMVGPSSSHTAGAAKLGQFARAIFDATPTRVHFFLHGSFGEVYKGHATDRALLGGIMKFPPNDARIKNSFEIAQDKGLDFSFEPGNLGPEYHPNTVKITLENAERKMEIIGSSIGGGSVVINQINGFDVHLTGNSAEQYFTLVIENENQPGMLAKITGFLGAKQIRIVNMQSSYLAFENKMLSVLSIEKALTLQELLDLEKEEGILFVRSLNKIAS from the coding sequence ATGGGTCAATTCACTCTTTTCGACATTGCAGGTCCGGTCATGGTGGGCCCCTCCAGTTCTCATACAGCTGGGGCGGCGAAACTTGGGCAATTTGCTCGAGCGATTTTTGATGCTACTCCCACGCGCGTTCACTTTTTCCTGCACGGTTCCTTTGGTGAAGTCTATAAAGGCCACGCCACGGATCGCGCTCTGCTGGGCGGGATTATGAAGTTTCCACCGAATGATGCACGCATTAAAAATTCTTTTGAAATCGCTCAAGATAAGGGCTTGGATTTTAGTTTTGAACCTGGAAATTTGGGCCCGGAATACCATCCCAATACTGTGAAAATCACTTTGGAAAATGCGGAAAGAAAGATGGAAATCATAGGCTCTTCAATTGGAGGAGGCAGCGTGGTCATCAATCAAATCAACGGTTTCGACGTGCATTTGACCGGGAACAGTGCGGAGCAGTACTTCACTTTAGTAATCGAGAATGAAAATCAACCAGGAATGCTTGCGAAAATCACTGGATTTTTGGGCGCAAAACAGATTCGAATCGTGAACATGCAAAGTTCTTATCTTGCTTTTGAAAACAAAATGCTCAGCGTGCTCAGCATTGAAAAAGCGCTGACCCTTCAGGAGCTCTTGGATCTGGAAAAGGAAGAGGGTATTCTTTTTGTCCGCTCTCTCAATAAAATCGCTTCTTAA
- the eno gene encoding phosphopyruvate hydratase, with product MSKITHIHAREVLDSRGNPTVEVDLVTEKGFGRAIVPSGASTGEHEACELRDGDATRYGGKGVSKAVVHVNGELAGAVTGMDSMDQAALDHAMIALDGTPNKSRLGANAILAVSMANAHAAANEKKVPLWMSLNPKASLLPLPMMNVINGGAHADGSVDFQEFMLMPKGAASFKEALRWGAEIFHALKKLLKEAGYPTTVGDEGGFAPSFKSNEEPLEFLMKAIEMAGYKPGSDVVIALDPATSELVDKANSTEASTHYVFKKSGQAGKSTDEMIALWSQWISNYPIVSIEDGLGENDWSGWKKMNAALGSKLQIVGDDFLVTNTQFLKRAIEEKAANAILVKVNQIGSLTEAIEAIQMAKAAGWNAVVSHRSGETEDVTIADLAVALETGQIKTGSLSRTDRIAKYNQLLRIEEMLGDKARFLNPFGV from the coding sequence ATGTCTAAGATCACTCATATTCATGCCCGAGAAGTATTGGATTCACGAGGGAATCCAACCGTAGAAGTCGATCTCGTTACTGAGAAAGGCTTCGGGCGGGCCATCGTACCCAGTGGCGCTTCAACAGGAGAACATGAGGCCTGTGAACTGCGAGATGGAGATGCCACGCGTTATGGTGGAAAGGGTGTTTCCAAGGCGGTGGTTCATGTGAACGGCGAACTCGCCGGGGCCGTGACAGGGATGGACAGCATGGATCAAGCGGCCCTTGACCACGCCATGATCGCGCTAGACGGCACTCCCAATAAAAGTCGCCTGGGCGCGAATGCCATTTTAGCCGTTTCCATGGCGAATGCTCATGCAGCGGCGAATGAAAAAAAAGTTCCTCTTTGGATGTCTTTGAATCCGAAGGCAAGCCTTCTGCCCTTGCCCATGATGAACGTGATCAACGGAGGCGCGCATGCTGACGGCAGTGTGGACTTTCAAGAATTCATGCTCATGCCCAAAGGAGCTGCGAGCTTTAAAGAAGCTTTGCGTTGGGGCGCTGAAATTTTTCATGCGCTTAAAAAACTTTTGAAGGAAGCGGGCTATCCCACCACGGTTGGAGATGAAGGCGGTTTTGCTCCCAGTTTCAAAAGCAATGAAGAACCTTTGGAATTTTTAATGAAAGCCATCGAGATGGCGGGCTACAAACCCGGTAGCGACGTGGTGATTGCGCTCGATCCTGCGACCAGTGAACTCGTGGACAAGGCTAATTCCACAGAAGCCAGTACCCATTATGTCTTTAAAAAAAGTGGGCAAGCCGGCAAGTCCACTGATGAAATGATCGCCCTGTGGAGTCAATGGATTTCAAACTACCCCATCGTGTCCATTGAAGACGGCCTCGGAGAAAACGACTGGTCCGGATGGAAAAAGATGAACGCCGCCCTGGGCTCTAAACTTCAAATTGTGGGCGATGATTTTTTGGTGACCAACACTCAATTTTTGAAACGCGCCATTGAAGAAAAAGCCGCCAATGCCATTTTGGTGAAGGTGAATCAAATCGGCTCCTTGACCGAAGCGATTGAGGCCATACAAATGGCCAAGGCCGCAGGATGGAACGCCGTTGTGTCCCACCGCAGCGGGGAAACGGAAGATGTGACCATTGCGGATCTTGCCGTGGCCCTGGAAACCGGACAGATCAAGACGGGCTCCCTCAGCCGCACGGACCGCATTGCGAAATACAATCAACTTCTTCGCATTGAAGAGATGCTCGGTGACAAGGCTCGGTTTTTAAACCCTTTTGGAGTTTAG
- a CDS encoding MBL fold metallo-hydrolase codes for MDIIWHGHSCFSLKGKDATIVTDPFKLGAELPKLKADIVTLSGEGKTEEVEGDPKILDWPGEFEVSDVAIVSLAPNGGESNIFTFALDGIRICHLGYLSHEISDEVIDQIGDVDVLLLPVGGEIVLDGKLAQKVMEAIEPRVVIPMLYSASASDLKLSGAEEFLKAVGKTELEARDKYTIGARSALPDGNMEFILLTPKLA; via the coding sequence ATGGACATCATTTGGCACGGACATTCCTGTTTCAGTCTCAAAGGCAAGGACGCTACCATTGTCACCGATCCCTTTAAATTGGGCGCTGAACTTCCTAAACTCAAAGCCGATATTGTTACTCTGTCAGGGGAAGGAAAGACGGAAGAAGTGGAGGGAGATCCTAAAATTTTAGATTGGCCGGGCGAATTCGAAGTTTCAGACGTAGCGATTGTGAGCTTGGCTCCCAACGGAGGGGAATCCAATATTTTTACTTTTGCCTTGGATGGAATTCGCATCTGTCACTTGGGCTATCTATCCCACGAAATTTCAGACGAAGTCATTGACCAAATTGGAGATGTCGATGTGCTTTTGCTTCCTGTGGGAGGGGAAATTGTTTTGGATGGGAAGTTGGCTCAAAAGGTGATGGAAGCCATTGAACCCCGGGTAGTGATTCCAATGCTTTATTCTGCAAGTGCTTCCGATCTCAAACTTTCAGGCGCAGAAGAGTTTTTAAAAGCGGTGGGTAAAACCGAATTAGAAGCTCGAGACAAATACACGATAGGCGCTCGCAGCGCACTCCCAGATGGGAACATGGAATTCATCTTGCTCACCCCGAAGTTGGCTTAA